CGCCAGACGTCGCGGTAGACGGAGAGCGCGTCCCCCCAGTCGACGGCCGCGGGGTCCTCCGCCGCCTCCCGAACCGCCGACTCGTCGAGTTCGACGCCGAGGCCGGGGGCGTCCGGAACGTCGACGTAGCCGTCCTCGTACTCGAATATCGACGAGTCCGCGAGGTAGTCGAGCAGGTCGGCCTCGCGGTTGTAGTGGATGTCGAGGCTCTGTTCCTGGATGAGCGCGTTCGGCGTGGCGGCGTCGACCTGCAGGCAGGCCGCCAGCGCGACCGGCCCCAGCGGGCAGTGCGGCGCGAGCGCGACGTCGTACGCCTCCGCCATCGCCGCGATCTTTCGCACCTCCGTGATGCCGCCCGCGTGCGAGAGGTCCGGTTGCACGACGTCGACCGCGCCGGACTCGAGGAGCGGCTTGAAGTCCCAGCGGGTGAACAGCCGCTCGCCCGTGGCGACGGGCGAGTCGGTGTGCGCCGCGACCTCCGCGAACGCCTCGACCTGTTCGGACAGGACGGGTTCCTCGACGAACATCGGGTCGTAGGGGTCGAGCGCCGCCGCCAGCTTCTTCGCCATCGGCTTCGCCACCCGCCCGTGGAAGTCGACCGCGACGTCGACGTCCGGCCCGACCGCCTCCCGGACCTCCCGGAGGCGCGCGACGGCGGCGGCGACCGCGGCGGGCGATTCGACGCGGCGGAACTCCCCGGTCGCGTTCATCTTCAGCGCGGTAAAGCCCTCCTCGACCTTCTCGCTCGCCGCCTCGCCCACGTCCGAGGGCCGGTCGCCGCCGATCCACTGGTACACTCTGACGCGGTCGCGCGCGCGCCCGCCGAGCAACTCGTGGACGGGCAGACCGGCGCGTTTGCCCTTCAGGTCCCAGAGCGCCTGGTCGATGCCGGATATGGCGCTCATGAGGACGGGGCCGCCGCGGTAGAACCCCCCGCGGTACATCGTCTGCCAGTGGTCCTCGATCCGGGCGGCGTCGGCCCCGCGCAGTCGCTGCTCGAAGAGCACGTCGACGGCCGACGCGACGGGAGCCGGCCCGCCGCCGCCGGTCACGTGCTCGCCCCACCCGACGGTGCCCTCGTCGGTCTCGAGGCGGACGAGCAGCCACCGCGGCGGGACCGCGAACGTCTCGCAGTCGACGAGCGTCACGGGTCGTTCACCGCCGTCTCGGGGCGCTCGCCCTCGAGCGCCTGCCGGATCGCCCGCGCGACGCCCTCGCGGCACTCGCGCTCCGACTCCTCGGAGTACCACGCCTGGTGGGGCGTGGCGACGACCCGCGGGTGGTCCCGGAGGGGGTTGTCGACCGCCGGCGGTTCCGTCTCGAACACGTCGAGCCCCGCGCCGGCGATCTCGCCGGCGGAGAGCGCCTCGATCAGCGCCGCCTCGTCGACGACGGGGCCGCGCGCGACGTTTATCAGGGACGCCGTCCCCTTCATGCGGGCGAAGACGTCGGCGTCTATCATCCCCTCGGTCTCCGGCGTCAGCGGCGAGTGGACCGAGAGGTAGTCGGCGCGCTCGACGGCCTCCTCGAACGAGACGAGTTCGGCGTCGTGGTCGGCGACGTCGTCGGGTCCGAGGTACGGGTCGGCCGCGAGCACCGTCGCGCCGAGCGCCGCCGCCCGGTCGCCGACGCCGCGACCGAGCCTCCCGAAGCCGACGACGCTCACCGTCTCCTCGGAGAAGCGACGTATCTCCGCGGCGCGGTCGGTCTTCCACTCGCCGGCGGCCATCCCGGTACCGTACTGCTTGAGCTGGCGGTCGAGCGCGAGGATCAGGGCGATCGCGTGGGTCGGCACCTCCTCCGTGCAGTAGTCGGGAACGTTCGCCACGTAGATGCCGCGCTCCGTCGCCGCCTCGACGTCGATGTTGTCGACGCCGATTCCGTAGCGGGCGATGACCCGACAGCGCTCCAGTCGGTCGACGTCGGCGGCGGAGACGACGTCGACGTGGTTGATGAGGGCGTCGGCGTCCGCGAGCGAGACCCCGTCCTCGTCGAGGCGTCGTATCTCCGCGACGTCCCCCAGTATCTCCCGCTCGACGCTGAACTCCCCGTAGCGCTGGTCGGTCGCGACCACGGTGTATTCGATCATCGGTGGGTGCACGCACGCGGTGAGCGTATAACCTTACGGGGCTCCCGCGGTCCAACACACCTATAACGCCCTGTGCACCATCGGACGGCATGGCCGAGAACGCGCGCGCCACCCTGACGGCCGACGCCCGTACCGTCTGTGACCTCGTCCGGACCACGCTCGGGCCGTTCGGCGCGAACAAACTCGTGATCGGCACGGACGGAACGGTGACGACGACGGCGTCTGGGTCGCTCGTTCTCGACTCGCTCGAACTCGACAATCCGGCGGTGCGGCTGTTGAAGGGGGCCGCGAGCGACTTCAGGAACGCGCACGGCGACGGGTCGAGCACGGTCGTCGCGCTGACGGGCGCGCTCCTCGACGAGGCGGACCGCCTCTCGGAACTGGGACTGCACCCGACGACGATCGAGCGGGGGTACCGCGAGGCGCTCGGCGTCGCCGTCGACCGACTGGAACGGAGCGCCCGTCCGCTCGAGGCGGTCGGCGTCGACGCCGTCGCGCGAACGGCGCTCACGGGGACGCGCAACCCGAACACGCGCGCGCAGGTGGGCGGGTACGTCGAGCGCGTCGCCGCGACGCTCGACGCCGACGACGGCTTCGACGCCGACCGGGTGGCGGTCCGCTCGCGGCTCGGCGGGGCCGAGGCCGAGACGGAACTCGTCGCGGGCGTCGTCCTCGATCGCGACCCGGTGACCGACGACATGCCGCGGACGCTCGACGACGCCGGCGTGGCGGTGCTCTCGACGACGGTGGACGTGCCGCGGCTCGGCGGCGCGACCGGCCGGCTGAACGCCGGAATCCGCATCACGCCCGAGACCTTCGAGGACCGCGCCGCCCTCGGCGAGACCGAGCGCGAGCGCTTCCGCGAACGGCTCGACGCCGCCCTCGACGCCGGGTGTCGCGTCGTCGTGACCGGTCGCTCCATCAACGAGCGCGTCGAGCGGACGCTGGCGAACGCGGGCATCCTCGCGCTCCAGCGCGTCGACGAGGGGGACCTGCGGCGGATCGCCCGCGCCACCGGCGCGACGGTCGTCCCCGGACTCGATCAGGTGACGACGGAGGCGGTGGGGCGCGCGAACGTCCGCGTGACCAGGCGGGCAGGCCGCGACGTGACGTCCTTCGAGTCCGTCGGCGAGGAGCGAGCGCCCGTGTACACGCTGTTCTGTCGGGCTCCGGACGCGCGGTCGGTGGAGGCGTTCGAGCGCTCCGTCGAGAGCGCGCTTGCCGCCGTCGACCACGCCTGCCGGACGCGGACCGTCGTCCCCGGCGGCGGTGCGGCCGAGACCGGGGCGACGCTCGCGGTCCGCGAGCACGCCCGGTCGGTCCCGGGAACCGAACAGCTCGCGATCGAGGCGTTCGGCGACGCGCTCGCGGTCGTCCCGCGGGCACTGGCGGTCAACGCCGGCATCGACGGCTGGCGCGGCCTCGTCCGCCTCCGGGTCGCCCACCACGAGGGACGCGACGCGGTGGGCGTCGACTGCCTGTTCGGGGAGACGCGGGACGTCCTCGCGGAGGACCCCATCGCCGAACCGACGGGGCTCAAGCGGGAGGTGTGGTCGGCGGCGACGGACCTCGCCGTCCACCTCGTCCGCATGGACGCCGAACTCCCGGCGTCGGACCTGAGCGACGACGAACCGGCAGGTCGCGAGGAGCGGCGTTGACGGGGACGGCGTCGACGGGGACAGCGTCGACGGGGACAGCGTCGACGAGGACGGCGTCGACGGGGACAGCGTTGGCGGGGACCGGCGTCACTCCCGTTCGGGGTTCGGGCTGAAGCGGCCGAGGTCGACGCCGGGGTGGACCACCGCGTCGACGGTCAGCAACTGTTCGGTGACGGCGTTGGCCGTCTCCAGCGCCTGCGAGAACAGCCGGCGGGGTTCGACGACGCCGGCGTCCCACGCGTCGAACGGTTCGCCGGCGGCGGAGATCCCCACGTCGAGCGGTCCCTCGCCGGTGGCGTGTTCGGCCCGGAGCGCCGGCACCGCGTCGAGGGGGTCGACGCCCGCGTTCTCCGCCAGCGCCGTCGGCACCGACTCGACCGCGTCGGCGAACGCCTCGACGGCCAGCTGTTCGACGTCGGCGACGGTGGTGGCGTACTCGCGGAGGTCGGTCGCGACGGCCATCGCGGGCGCGCCCGCTCCCGGGAGCACCTGTCGGTCGGTGGCGGCCGTCGCGGTCACTTCGAGGGCGTCCTCGAGCAGTCGCTCGTGTTCGGCGCTCGCCGTCTCCGTCTCCACGTCGACGACGAGGGTGTAGACGCCACCCTCGCAGTCGTCGAAGAAGGTCCACTTCTCGTCGCCGACGCGGCGTTCGGTCACCGACCCGGCCACCCCGAGCCGGTCGGGTGAGAGTTCCGAGAGGTCGTCGACCACGGTCCCGCCGGTCGCCCGCGCCAGCCGGTAGACGTCTGCGAGCGGGTACTTCACCTCGTCGACGACGGCCACGCCGCGGGCCTCGAACGCCGTCCGTTCCCGGTCGCCGAGGCGCTCCTGGGAGACGAGCACGTCGACGCCCATCCCGGCGAGGTGATCGGCGACCGCCGCGACGCGCCGGTCCAGCCCCTCGGTGTAGGCGTCCCACTGCTCGAACGACTCGATGACGACGCCCGGGTCGCCCCCCTCGCCGAACGACGTCGCCGTCCGCTCGAAGTCGATCTCCTCGTCGACGAGCGCCACCGTCGCGTCGGTCACCGGATCGAGCGTCGACCAGTCGAACTCCCGCACCGACTCCTCGGACTCGTCGAGCGGCCCGGGGTAGCGGCGAACGACGAGGCCGCGGTAGCGACCGCCCGGTGCCTCGGGGCCGGCGAGTACCTTCGCGTCGTCGGCGTCGACCCAGTCGACGTCGCCGCTTCCGGCGAGCGCGCGAACCGCCTCCGCCACCCGGGAGGCGTACGTCGCGCGGGTGGTCGCGTCGAGCCCCCCGGTCATCGACGTCGCGGCGACGCGTTCGAGGGGTGCGGTGTCCTCCGGGTCGATCTCGCGGGCGAGCGAGTCGAGGACGACCCCCGCGCGAGCGGCGGCCATCGCGTACCCGACGACGACGTTCCCCGGGTGGAGCCCCCGCTCGACGAGGTCGATCCCCTCGCCGAGGAGGGCGTCGCCGACGAGGACGGCGGTGGTCGACCCGTCTCCGAGTTCCCGCCGCATCGCGTCGACGGCGTCCACGAACAGCGCGGTCACGGGGTGGCCGAACCCGCCGCCCCGCTCGATTGCGTCGAGTATCTCGCCGGCGTCGGACGTCCACACCGTCTCCGGTCTCCCCTGGAGGTCCTCGGTCGCTATCTGGCTGGTCATGCCGTTCGGGCCGAACGACGACCGGACGAGCGACGCGACGGCTCGCGTCCCCGCCGAGACGAACGTCCGGGCCTCCTCGTCGCGCAGGGTCCACGACCCCGCGTCGACGCGGTCGTAGCCTCCGTCCTCGCGTCCGACGTCCATGCGGGAGGAATAGGAGGTCCGCCTGATAAACCTGCCCGTGTGTCGACGATAGCCTGCTCCGCCGGGTAAGGATAAAGACGGACGCCCCTCTGTGTCGAACGATGACGAACGAACCACGCGAGGCGAGGTGAGACCGGATGGCTGAGACCGCCACGCTCGACGCGTCGACGGCCGTGCCGTACCTCCGTCGGCACGGCGTCGTCGACGGGGACGCCGAGGCGTCGTCGCTCGGCGGCGGCGTCTCGAACGCCGTCGTCCGCGTCGACGCGGGAGCGGAGTCCTACGTGCTGAAGCAACCGCACCCGAACCTCCGCGTCGCGGACGACTGGCCGGCGGACGTCTCTCGCGTCCACAACGAGGCCGCCGCCGCCCGCGCGTACGCGGACGTCGTCGAACGGGCCGGCATCGACGACGTGGTCGTCCCCGAGGTGGTGTTCGAGAGCCGCGAGGACCACGTCATCGTCGTCACGTGCGCGCCGGACGAGGCGACGATGTGGAAGCGGGACCTGCTGGCCGGCCGCGTCGACGCCGGGGTGGCCGCGTCGCTCGGTCGGTTCCTCGGGACGGCCCACCGGCTCGCGGCCGGGACGGACGACGTCCGGGCGTCGTTCCGCGACAAGACGCCGTTCGACCAGCTCCGCGTCGACCCGTACCACCGGACGACGGCCGACCGCCACCCGGACCTCGCAGAGCCCGTCCTCGCGGAGGCAGAGCGGGTCCTCGCTGCCGACCGGACGCTCGTCCACGGGGACTACAGCCCCAAGAACGTCCTCGTCGCCGACGACCTGTGGGTGCTCGACTTCGAGGTGGCCCACTGGGGCGACCCGGCGTTCGACGCGGCGTTCATGCTCAACCACCTGTTCATCAAGTCGATCCACGTCGCCGACGCGCGCGCGGCGCTCCGCCGGTCGGCGCTCGCGTTCTGGCGGCGGTACGAGGCGGCCGTCGAGTGGGACGTCGAGCGGGAGACGGTCGCCGAACTCTCGGTGCTGATGCTCGCGCGGGTCGACGGCAAGTCGCCCGTCGAGTACGCCGACGAGACGACGCGAGCGCGGTTGCGCGAGGTCGCCACCCGCGGGCTCCGCGGGGAGGCCGAGACGGTGGACGGCTTCGCCGACCTGGTCCGGGAGGCGTGTGCGTGAGCGCGACGGTCACCGGCGTCGACGCCTGGGAGGTGCTCGACTCCCGCGGCGACCCGACGGTCCGCGTCGCCGTCGACGTCGAGGGGGGTCGCGGCGTCTTCACCGTTCCCGCGGGGGCCTCGACGGGGGCTCACGAGGTCGTAGAGCGCCGCGACGGCGGCGAGCGGTACGGCGGTAAGGGCGTGACGGCGGCGGTCGAGGCCGTCCGGGAGACGCTCGCGCCGGTCGTCGTCGGGATGGACGCGACCGATCAGCGGGCGATCGACGCCGCACTCGTCGAGCGCGACGGTACCGGGGACCTCACGAACCTCGGCGGTAACGCGGTTCTCGGCGTCTCGGGCGGCGTCGCCCACGCCGTCGCCGACGCCCGGGACGAACCGCTCTACCGGACGCTCGCCGACGGCGACCCGGGGGCGATCCCGCGGCCGATGGTGAACGTGCTGAGCGGCGGCCTCCACGCCCGCGGCGGCATCGAGATACAGGACTTCCTCGTCGTACCGACGGGCGCGGAGACCTACCCGGAGGCGCTCGAGACCGCCTGGTCGGTCCGCGACGCGGTCCGCGAGCGCATCGAGGCCGACGGCGAGCGCCCGCTCGTCGCCGACGAGGGCGGCTACGCCCCGCCGCTCGCCGACGTCGACGACGCCTTCGAGTTGCTGGCGTCCTGCGTGCGCGACGCGGGCCACGAGCCGAGCCGAGACGACGTGGCGTTCGCCGTCGACGTGGCGGCGACGCACTTTTACGACGAGCGCGACGGGTCGTACGCGCTGTCCGCGCTCGACCGGCCGCTGGACCGCGAGGGGATGATCGACCTCGTCGCCGGGTGGACCGAGCGCTACCCCGTCGTCTCGGTCGAGGACCCGCTGGCGGACGACGACTGGGAGGGGTGGGCGCGGCTCGCCGATCGCCTCTCGGGCGTCCAGTTGCTCGGCGACGACCTGCTCGCGACGGACGCCGCCCGGATCCGGCGGGCGGCCGCGTCGGGCGCGGCGAACGCGGCGCTCGTCAAGCTCAATCAGGCCGGGACGGTGACGCGGACGCTCGACGCCGTCGAGGCGGCCCGCGACGCCGGCTTCGCGACGGTCGTCTCGGCGCGCTCGGGCGAGACGTGCGACGCCACCATCGCGGATCTCGCGGTCGCCGTCGACGGCGGCCAGATAAAGATCGGCTCGCTCGCCCGGTCGGAACGACTGGCGAAGTACAACCGCCTGCTGGAGATCGACCGCGCCCTCGACGCGCCGCTCTCGGCGGACCCCGCGCCGTAGTCGCACTGTCGGTCGTACCCGATCCGAAATTCTGGACACTCTCGACACCCCTGACACCTGGGTGTCTGGTGTGTCAACGTCGGGGTGTCGATGACGTCAGGGGTGTCAACGTCGAGGTGTCAGGAGGTGTCTGGTGTGTCAACGTCGGTGAGTGCTGACGTCAGGAGGTGTCAAGGGTGTCAATGACGTCCGGTGTGTCGACGGTCGGTACGAACGTGCTGGCCGGCGGAATCACTCGAGCGGGGCCGGTGCGTCGACGCCGCGCTCGTCCGCCGGCGCGTCCCGCGATCGGACGACGCACCTTTTTACCCGACGGCGGCGAACCCCGGGCGATGTCGGACGAATACACCGCGGTGCGAGTCGACGAGGTGGAACGGAAGCCGTCGGCGAGTTCGGGGACCGACCACGTCGACCTGGTCGAACGGCTCGGCTGCACGGAGATGCGGCCGAAGGTGTGGTACCTCTCGCCCGGCGACGCGATGAGCTACCACCGCCAGACCGAACAGGAGGAACTCTACTACGTCCTCCGGGGACCGGGTCGCATGAAGATCGGGGGCGAACTCGTCGACGTCCCGGAGGGGACGGCGGTCCGCGTTCCGCCCGAGACGGACCGACAGGTGCTCAACGACACCGACGGAGAGCACGTCTGGCTCATCGTCGGCGCGCCGCCGGCGACCGACGACGGCCGGCCCGCCTCCGAGGACGTCTAGCCCGCGGCGTCACGTCGGAACGTCGACGTGACGTCGGGGTGTCCGTGTTCCATCGAAACGGCGGCGGTGCCGACCGCCGCTCGCCCGTCCCGTCCTCCCCTCTCAATCGCGTCCGAAGAGCTTCGCCATCGTCTCCCGCTCCGCCCGGATGAACGCCGATTCGCGTTGCTTCTTGTAGAGCCGCTTGAGGCCGGGGCGGTCGAGCCGTTGTTCGACGCTCCACTCCCGGACGAACGTGCCGTCGTCGATCTCCCGCAGGCGCTCCTCGACGAACGCCTTGAGCGGCTCGTGGTCGAACTTCTCGGCGCGGGAGAGCTGGCCGTACTGGCTGGTCGTCGAGTGATAGGGCAACTGGCCGAGGAATCCCTCCTCGGCCATCAGCTCGAAGATCTCCGCCATCTCCTTCGAGAGGTAGAGTTCGGACATGGCGATCTCCGGGGGGATGCCGTGGGCCACCTCCACCTCGAACTTCGCCCGCATCGCGCCCATCAGCATCGGCACCAGCGCCTGCTCCGAGAGCAGGTCGACCGTGGTCTCCATGTCGAACGTCCCCTCGACGACGCCGGCGGACGTCGACCCGATGCCCTTCGCGAGCGCCAGCGCCGTCGCCGTCGCCTCGCCCGTCGCGTCCTGGTTCACCGCGAGGATGCTCGGGAAGCTCTCTCCCGCCTCGTAGAGCGTGCGG
The window above is part of the Halomarina pelagica genome. Proteins encoded here:
- a CDS encoding TCP-1/cpn60 chaperonin family protein — protein: MDVGREDGGYDRVDAGSWTLRDEEARTFVSAGTRAVASLVRSSFGPNGMTSQIATEDLQGRPETVWTSDAGEILDAIERGGGFGHPVTALFVDAVDAMRRELGDGSTTAVLVGDALLGEGIDLVERGLHPGNVVVGYAMAAARAGVVLDSLAREIDPEDTAPLERVAATSMTGGLDATTRATYASRVAEAVRALAGSGDVDWVDADDAKVLAGPEAPGGRYRGLVVRRYPGPLDESEESVREFDWSTLDPVTDATVALVDEEIDFERTATSFGEGGDPGVVIESFEQWDAYTEGLDRRVAAVADHLAGMGVDVLVSQERLGDRERTAFEARGVAVVDEVKYPLADVYRLARATGGTVVDDLSELSPDRLGVAGSVTERRVGDEKWTFFDDCEGGVYTLVVDVETETASAEHERLLEDALEVTATAATDRQVLPGAGAPAMAVATDLREYATTVADVEQLAVEAFADAVESVPTALAENAGVDPLDAVPALRAEHATGEGPLDVGISAAGEPFDAWDAGVVEPRRLFSQALETANAVTEQLLTVDAVVHPGVDLGRFSPNPERE
- a CDS encoding TCP-1/cpn60 chaperonin family protein translates to MAENARATLTADARTVCDLVRTTLGPFGANKLVIGTDGTVTTTASGSLVLDSLELDNPAVRLLKGAASDFRNAHGDGSSTVVALTGALLDEADRLSELGLHPTTIERGYREALGVAVDRLERSARPLEAVGVDAVARTALTGTRNPNTRAQVGGYVERVAATLDADDGFDADRVAVRSRLGGAEAETELVAGVVLDRDPVTDDMPRTLDDAGVAVLSTTVDVPRLGGATGRLNAGIRITPETFEDRAALGETERERFRERLDAALDAGCRVVVTGRSINERVERTLANAGILALQRVDEGDLRRIARATGATVVPGLDQVTTEAVGRANVRVTRRAGRDVTSFESVGEERAPVYTLFCRAPDARSVEAFERSVESALAAVDHACRTRTVVPGGGAAETGATLAVREHARSVPGTEQLAIEAFGDALAVVPRALAVNAGIDGWRGLVRLRVAHHEGRDAVGVDCLFGETRDVLAEDPIAEPTGLKREVWSAATDLAVHLVRMDAELPASDLSDDEPAGREERR
- a CDS encoding cupin domain-containing protein — encoded protein: MSDEYTAVRVDEVERKPSASSGTDHVDLVERLGCTEMRPKVWYLSPGDAMSYHRQTEQEELYYVLRGPGRMKIGGELVDVPEGTAVRVPPETDRQVLNDTDGEHVWLIVGAPPATDDGRPASEDV
- a CDS encoding phosphotransferase family protein, whose translation is MAETATLDASTAVPYLRRHGVVDGDAEASSLGGGVSNAVVRVDAGAESYVLKQPHPNLRVADDWPADVSRVHNEAAAARAYADVVERAGIDDVVVPEVVFESREDHVIVVTCAPDEATMWKRDLLAGRVDAGVAASLGRFLGTAHRLAAGTDDVRASFRDKTPFDQLRVDPYHRTTADRHPDLAEPVLAEAERVLAADRTLVHGDYSPKNVLVADDLWVLDFEVAHWGDPAFDAAFMLNHLFIKSIHVADARAALRRSALAFWRRYEAAVEWDVERETVAELSVLMLARVDGKSPVEYADETTRARLREVATRGLRGEAETVDGFADLVREACA
- the ilvC gene encoding ketol-acid reductoisomerase; the protein is MSETTVYYDEDADLSTLDGRTVAVIGYGNQGRSQALNLRDSGVSVVVGNRSDDYRERVREDGFEAYAIDEAAAEGDVVVLLVPDEVAPEVYEEKVEPHLAAGDTLSFSHGYNVTFDLIQPPDDVDVVLVAPRMGGPSVRTLYEAGESFPSILAVNQDATGEATATALALAKGIGSTSAGVVEGTFDMETTVDLLSEQALVPMLMGAMRAKFEVEVAHGIPPEIAMSELYLSKEMAEIFELMAEEGFLGQLPYHSTTSQYGQLSRAEKFDHEPLKAFVEERLREIDDGTFVREWSVEQRLDRPGLKRLYKKQRESAFIRAERETMAKLFGRD
- a CDS encoding C-terminal binding protein; this encodes MIEYTVVATDQRYGEFSVEREILGDVAEIRRLDEDGVSLADADALINHVDVVSAADVDRLERCRVIARYGIGVDNIDVEAATERGIYVANVPDYCTEEVPTHAIALILALDRQLKQYGTGMAAGEWKTDRAAEIRRFSEETVSVVGFGRLGRGVGDRAAALGATVLAADPYLGPDDVADHDAELVSFEEAVERADYLSVHSPLTPETEGMIDADVFARMKGTASLINVARGPVVDEAALIEALSAGEIAGAGLDVFETEPPAVDNPLRDHPRVVATPHQAWYSEESERECREGVARAIRQALEGERPETAVNDP
- the dgoD gene encoding galactonate dehydratase codes for the protein MTLVDCETFAVPPRWLLVRLETDEGTVGWGEHVTGGGGPAPVASAVDVLFEQRLRGADAARIEDHWQTMYRGGFYRGGPVLMSAISGIDQALWDLKGKRAGLPVHELLGGRARDRVRVYQWIGGDRPSDVGEAASEKVEEGFTALKMNATGEFRRVESPAAVAAAVARLREVREAVGPDVDVAVDFHGRVAKPMAKKLAAALDPYDPMFVEEPVLSEQVEAFAEVAAHTDSPVATGERLFTRWDFKPLLESGAVDVVQPDLSHAGGITEVRKIAAMAEAYDVALAPHCPLGPVALAACLQVDAATPNALIQEQSLDIHYNREADLLDYLADSSIFEYEDGYVDVPDAPGLGVELDESAVREAAEDPAAVDWGDALSVYRDVWRHEDGSVAEW
- the eno gene encoding phosphopyruvate hydratase; the protein is MSATVTGVDAWEVLDSRGDPTVRVAVDVEGGRGVFTVPAGASTGAHEVVERRDGGERYGGKGVTAAVEAVRETLAPVVVGMDATDQRAIDAALVERDGTGDLTNLGGNAVLGVSGGVAHAVADARDEPLYRTLADGDPGAIPRPMVNVLSGGLHARGGIEIQDFLVVPTGAETYPEALETAWSVRDAVRERIEADGERPLVADEGGYAPPLADVDDAFELLASCVRDAGHEPSRDDVAFAVDVAATHFYDERDGSYALSALDRPLDREGMIDLVAGWTERYPVVSVEDPLADDDWEGWARLADRLSGVQLLGDDLLATDAARIRRAAASGAANAALVKLNQAGTVTRTLDAVEAARDAGFATVVSARSGETCDATIADLAVAVDGGQIKIGSLARSERLAKYNRLLEIDRALDAPLSADPAP